The following proteins are co-located in the Dromiciops gliroides isolate mDroGli1 chromosome 2, mDroGli1.pri, whole genome shotgun sequence genome:
- the RORA gene encoding nuclear receptor ROR-alpha isoform X6 → MSRDAVKFGRMSKKQRDSLYAEVQKHRMQQQQRDHQQQPGEAEPLTPTYNITTNGLTELHDDLSNYIDGHTPEGSKADSAVSSFYLDIQPSPDQSGLDINGIKPEPICDYTPASGFFPYCSFTNGETSPTVSMAELEHLAQNISKSHMETCQYLREELQQITWQTFLQEEIENYQNKQREVMWQLCAVKITEAIQYVVEFAKRIDGFMELCQNDQIVLLKAGSLEVVFIRMCRAFDSQNNTVYFDGKYASPDVFKSLGCEDFISFVFEFGKSLCSMHLTEDEIALFSAFVLMSADRSWLQEKVKIEKLQQKIQLALQHVLQKNHREDGILTKLICKVSTLRALCGRHTEKLMAFKAIYPDIVRLHFPPLYKELFTSEFEPAMQIDG, encoded by the exons ATGTCTCGAGATG CTGTAAAATTTGGTCGGATGTCAAAAAAGCAGAGGGACAGCTTATACGCCGAGGTACAGAAACACCgaatgcagcagcagcagcgagATCACCAGCAGCAGCCTGGAGAGGCAGAGCCACTGACACCTACCTATAATATCACCACCAATGGGCTAACGGAGCTTCATGACGACCTCAGTAATTACATTGATGGTCATACCCCTGAAGGTAGCAAAGCAGACTCTGCAGTTAGCAGCTTCTACTTAGACATACAGCCTTCTCCAGATCAGTCGGGTCTTGATATAAACGGAATCAAACCAGAACCAATATGTGACTACACACCAGCATCGGGCTTCTTCCCTTATTGCTCTTTCACAAATGGAGAGACTTCTCCGACTGTATCCATGGCAGAATTAG AACACCTTGCACAGAATATTTCCAAGTCACATATGGAAACTTGCCAATACTTGAGAGAGGAGCTCCAGCAGATAACATGGCAGACCTTTCTCCAGGAAGAAATTGAAAACTATCAGAACAAG CAGAGGGAAGTAATGTGGCAGTTGTGCGCGGTCAAAATAACAGAAGCTATTCAGTATGTAGTGGAGTTTGCCAAACGCATTGATGGATTTATGGAACTGTGTCAAAACGATCAAATTGTGCTTTTAAAAGCAG gTTCTTTGGAAGTGGTGTTTATCAGAATGTGCCGTGCCTTTGACTCACAGAACAACACAGTATATTTTGATGGGAAATATGCTAGCCCTGATGTATTCAAATCCTTAG GTTGTGAAGACTTTATTAGCTTTGTTTTTGAATTTGGAAAGAGTTTATGTTCTATGCACCTGACTGAAGATGAGATTGCATTGTTTTCTGCATTTGTGTTAATGTCTGCAG ATCGCTCGTGGCTGCAGGAgaaggtaaaaatagaaaaattacagCAGAAAATTCAACTAGCACTTCAGCATGTCCTACAGAAGAATCATCGGGAAGATGGAATATTAACCAAG tTAATATGCAAGGTGTCTACATTAAGAGCACTGTGTGGACGACATACAGAAAAGCTTATGGCATTTAAAGCAATATACCCAGACATTGTACGACTTCATTTTCCTCCGTTATACAAGGAGTTGTTCACTTCAGAATTTGAGCCAGCAATGCAAATTGATGGGTAA
- the RORA gene encoding nuclear receptor ROR-alpha isoform X4, whose translation MVMWSQIEIIPCKICGDKSSGIHYGVITCEGCKGFFRRSQQSNATYSCPRQKNCLIDRTSRNRCQHCRLQKCLAVGMSRDAVKFGRMSKKQRDSLYAEVQKHRMQQQQRDHQQQPGEAEPLTPTYNITTNGLTELHDDLSNYIDGHTPEGSKADSAVSSFYLDIQPSPDQSGLDINGIKPEPICDYTPASGFFPYCSFTNGETSPTVSMAELEHLAQNISKSHMETCQYLREELQQITWQTFLQEEIENYQNKQREVMWQLCAVKITEAIQYVVEFAKRIDGFMELCQNDQIVLLKAGSLEVVFIRMCRAFDSQNNTVYFDGKYASPDVFKSLGCEDFISFVFEFGKSLCSMHLTEDEIALFSAFVLMSADRSWLQEKVKIEKLQQKIQLALQHVLQKNHREDGILTKLICKVSTLRALCGRHTEKLMAFKAIYPDIVRLHFPPLYKELFTSEFEPAMQIDG comes from the exons GGTTTTTTCAGAAGGAGTCAGCAAAGCAATGCCACATACTCCTGTCCTCGTCAGAAGAATTGTTTGATTGATCGAACTAGTAGAAACCGCTGCCAACATTGTCGATTACAGAAATGCCTTGCTGTAGGGATGTCTCGAGATG CTGTAAAATTTGGTCGGATGTCAAAAAAGCAGAGGGACAGCTTATACGCCGAGGTACAGAAACACCgaatgcagcagcagcagcgagATCACCAGCAGCAGCCTGGAGAGGCAGAGCCACTGACACCTACCTATAATATCACCACCAATGGGCTAACGGAGCTTCATGACGACCTCAGTAATTACATTGATGGTCATACCCCTGAAGGTAGCAAAGCAGACTCTGCAGTTAGCAGCTTCTACTTAGACATACAGCCTTCTCCAGATCAGTCGGGTCTTGATATAAACGGAATCAAACCAGAACCAATATGTGACTACACACCAGCATCGGGCTTCTTCCCTTATTGCTCTTTCACAAATGGAGAGACTTCTCCGACTGTATCCATGGCAGAATTAG AACACCTTGCACAGAATATTTCCAAGTCACATATGGAAACTTGCCAATACTTGAGAGAGGAGCTCCAGCAGATAACATGGCAGACCTTTCTCCAGGAAGAAATTGAAAACTATCAGAACAAG CAGAGGGAAGTAATGTGGCAGTTGTGCGCGGTCAAAATAACAGAAGCTATTCAGTATGTAGTGGAGTTTGCCAAACGCATTGATGGATTTATGGAACTGTGTCAAAACGATCAAATTGTGCTTTTAAAAGCAG gTTCTTTGGAAGTGGTGTTTATCAGAATGTGCCGTGCCTTTGACTCACAGAACAACACAGTATATTTTGATGGGAAATATGCTAGCCCTGATGTATTCAAATCCTTAG GTTGTGAAGACTTTATTAGCTTTGTTTTTGAATTTGGAAAGAGTTTATGTTCTATGCACCTGACTGAAGATGAGATTGCATTGTTTTCTGCATTTGTGTTAATGTCTGCAG ATCGCTCGTGGCTGCAGGAgaaggtaaaaatagaaaaattacagCAGAAAATTCAACTAGCACTTCAGCATGTCCTACAGAAGAATCATCGGGAAGATGGAATATTAACCAAG tTAATATGCAAGGTGTCTACATTAAGAGCACTGTGTGGACGACATACAGAAAAGCTTATGGCATTTAAAGCAATATACCCAGACATTGTACGACTTCATTTTCCTCCGTTATACAAGGAGTTGTTCACTTCAGAATTTGAGCCAGCAATGCAAATTGATGGGTAA
- the RORA gene encoding nuclear receptor ROR-alpha isoform X5: MAQIEIIPCKICGDKSSGIHYGVITCEGCKGFFRRSQQSNATYSCPRQKNCLIDRTSRNRCQHCRLQKCLAVGMSRDAVKFGRMSKKQRDSLYAEVQKHRMQQQQRDHQQQPGEAEPLTPTYNITTNGLTELHDDLSNYIDGHTPEGSKADSAVSSFYLDIQPSPDQSGLDINGIKPEPICDYTPASGFFPYCSFTNGETSPTVSMAELEHLAQNISKSHMETCQYLREELQQITWQTFLQEEIENYQNKQREVMWQLCAVKITEAIQYVVEFAKRIDGFMELCQNDQIVLLKAGSLEVVFIRMCRAFDSQNNTVYFDGKYASPDVFKSLGCEDFISFVFEFGKSLCSMHLTEDEIALFSAFVLMSADRSWLQEKVKIEKLQQKIQLALQHVLQKNHREDGILTKLICKVSTLRALCGRHTEKLMAFKAIYPDIVRLHFPPLYKELFTSEFEPAMQIDG; the protein is encoded by the exons GGTTTTTTCAGAAGGAGTCAGCAAAGCAATGCCACATACTCCTGTCCTCGTCAGAAGAATTGTTTGATTGATCGAACTAGTAGAAACCGCTGCCAACATTGTCGATTACAGAAATGCCTTGCTGTAGGGATGTCTCGAGATG CTGTAAAATTTGGTCGGATGTCAAAAAAGCAGAGGGACAGCTTATACGCCGAGGTACAGAAACACCgaatgcagcagcagcagcgagATCACCAGCAGCAGCCTGGAGAGGCAGAGCCACTGACACCTACCTATAATATCACCACCAATGGGCTAACGGAGCTTCATGACGACCTCAGTAATTACATTGATGGTCATACCCCTGAAGGTAGCAAAGCAGACTCTGCAGTTAGCAGCTTCTACTTAGACATACAGCCTTCTCCAGATCAGTCGGGTCTTGATATAAACGGAATCAAACCAGAACCAATATGTGACTACACACCAGCATCGGGCTTCTTCCCTTATTGCTCTTTCACAAATGGAGAGACTTCTCCGACTGTATCCATGGCAGAATTAG AACACCTTGCACAGAATATTTCCAAGTCACATATGGAAACTTGCCAATACTTGAGAGAGGAGCTCCAGCAGATAACATGGCAGACCTTTCTCCAGGAAGAAATTGAAAACTATCAGAACAAG CAGAGGGAAGTAATGTGGCAGTTGTGCGCGGTCAAAATAACAGAAGCTATTCAGTATGTAGTGGAGTTTGCCAAACGCATTGATGGATTTATGGAACTGTGTCAAAACGATCAAATTGTGCTTTTAAAAGCAG gTTCTTTGGAAGTGGTGTTTATCAGAATGTGCCGTGCCTTTGACTCACAGAACAACACAGTATATTTTGATGGGAAATATGCTAGCCCTGATGTATTCAAATCCTTAG GTTGTGAAGACTTTATTAGCTTTGTTTTTGAATTTGGAAAGAGTTTATGTTCTATGCACCTGACTGAAGATGAGATTGCATTGTTTTCTGCATTTGTGTTAATGTCTGCAG ATCGCTCGTGGCTGCAGGAgaaggtaaaaatagaaaaattacagCAGAAAATTCAACTAGCACTTCAGCATGTCCTACAGAAGAATCATCGGGAAGATGGAATATTAACCAAG tTAATATGCAAGGTGTCTACATTAAGAGCACTGTGTGGACGACATACAGAAAAGCTTATGGCATTTAAAGCAATATACCCAGACATTGTACGACTTCATTTTCCTCCGTTATACAAGGAGTTGTTCACTTCAGAATTTGAGCCAGCAATGCAAATTGATGGGTAA
- the RORA gene encoding nuclear receptor ROR-alpha isoform X3 — MMYFVIAAMKAQIEIIPCKICGDKSSGIHYGVITCEGCKGFFRRSQQSNATYSCPRQKNCLIDRTSRNRCQHCRLQKCLAVGMSRDAVKFGRMSKKQRDSLYAEVQKHRMQQQQRDHQQQPGEAEPLTPTYNITTNGLTELHDDLSNYIDGHTPEGSKADSAVSSFYLDIQPSPDQSGLDINGIKPEPICDYTPASGFFPYCSFTNGETSPTVSMAELEHLAQNISKSHMETCQYLREELQQITWQTFLQEEIENYQNKQREVMWQLCAVKITEAIQYVVEFAKRIDGFMELCQNDQIVLLKAGSLEVVFIRMCRAFDSQNNTVYFDGKYASPDVFKSLGCEDFISFVFEFGKSLCSMHLTEDEIALFSAFVLMSADRSWLQEKVKIEKLQQKIQLALQHVLQKNHREDGILTKLICKVSTLRALCGRHTEKLMAFKAIYPDIVRLHFPPLYKELFTSEFEPAMQIDG, encoded by the exons GGTTTTTTCAGAAGGAGTCAGCAAAGCAATGCCACATACTCCTGTCCTCGTCAGAAGAATTGTTTGATTGATCGAACTAGTAGAAACCGCTGCCAACATTGTCGATTACAGAAATGCCTTGCTGTAGGGATGTCTCGAGATG CTGTAAAATTTGGTCGGATGTCAAAAAAGCAGAGGGACAGCTTATACGCCGAGGTACAGAAACACCgaatgcagcagcagcagcgagATCACCAGCAGCAGCCTGGAGAGGCAGAGCCACTGACACCTACCTATAATATCACCACCAATGGGCTAACGGAGCTTCATGACGACCTCAGTAATTACATTGATGGTCATACCCCTGAAGGTAGCAAAGCAGACTCTGCAGTTAGCAGCTTCTACTTAGACATACAGCCTTCTCCAGATCAGTCGGGTCTTGATATAAACGGAATCAAACCAGAACCAATATGTGACTACACACCAGCATCGGGCTTCTTCCCTTATTGCTCTTTCACAAATGGAGAGACTTCTCCGACTGTATCCATGGCAGAATTAG AACACCTTGCACAGAATATTTCCAAGTCACATATGGAAACTTGCCAATACTTGAGAGAGGAGCTCCAGCAGATAACATGGCAGACCTTTCTCCAGGAAGAAATTGAAAACTATCAGAACAAG CAGAGGGAAGTAATGTGGCAGTTGTGCGCGGTCAAAATAACAGAAGCTATTCAGTATGTAGTGGAGTTTGCCAAACGCATTGATGGATTTATGGAACTGTGTCAAAACGATCAAATTGTGCTTTTAAAAGCAG gTTCTTTGGAAGTGGTGTTTATCAGAATGTGCCGTGCCTTTGACTCACAGAACAACACAGTATATTTTGATGGGAAATATGCTAGCCCTGATGTATTCAAATCCTTAG GTTGTGAAGACTTTATTAGCTTTGTTTTTGAATTTGGAAAGAGTTTATGTTCTATGCACCTGACTGAAGATGAGATTGCATTGTTTTCTGCATTTGTGTTAATGTCTGCAG ATCGCTCGTGGCTGCAGGAgaaggtaaaaatagaaaaattacagCAGAAAATTCAACTAGCACTTCAGCATGTCCTACAGAAGAATCATCGGGAAGATGGAATATTAACCAAG tTAATATGCAAGGTGTCTACATTAAGAGCACTGTGTGGACGACATACAGAAAAGCTTATGGCATTTAAAGCAATATACCCAGACATTGTACGACTTCATTTTCCTCCGTTATACAAGGAGTTGTTCACTTCAGAATTTGAGCCAGCAATGCAAATTGATGGGTAA